One window of Anaerolineales bacterium genomic DNA carries:
- the tsaA gene encoding tRNA (N6-threonylcarbamoyladenosine(37)-N6)-methyltransferase TrmO, producing the protein MRIEYHAIGLIHSPFKTIEGTPIQPSRAKNARGTVELFAEYAAGLRDLDGFSHIILVYHLHKSRPYRLTVTPFLDTQPRGLFSTRAPNRPNPIGLSVVKLIKIDGNVLSVEGVDMLDQTPLLDIKPYVGEFDRRDDIRLGWLESAPKNIDVADERFK; encoded by the coding sequence ATGCGCATCGAATACCACGCAATCGGCCTCATTCACAGCCCTTTCAAAACGATCGAAGGAACACCGATCCAGCCCTCCCGCGCGAAGAACGCCAGGGGAACCGTCGAGTTGTTTGCGGAGTACGCCGCGGGGCTTCGCGATCTGGACGGATTTTCACACATCATCCTCGTGTATCACCTGCACAAATCGCGGCCGTATCGCCTCACGGTCACGCCTTTTCTCGATACGCAGCCACGCGGGCTGTTTTCCACGCGCGCCCCAAACCGGCCGAATCCCATCGGCCTTTCGGTCGTCAAACTCATCAAGATCGATGGCAACGTCCTCAGCGTCGAAGGCGTGGATATGCTCGATCAGACGCCTCTTCTGGACATCAAACCCTACGTGGGCGAATTTGATCGGCGTGACGACATACGTCTGGGCTGGCTCGAATCCGCCCCGAAAAACATCGACGTCGCGGACGAACGGTTCAAGTAA
- a CDS encoding glycosyl hydrolase 53 family protein: protein MLSQICCSEAAPTTAAAPLLAPLPTRTAGSEIPRKDLAVETFDGGVEGWQGWAEGEALSDVTWDGAGRLLWSVQPQPEKSTALARRWPSLAEADGLTIRLDTFDRAAFIILGVQESDDSTYGLILPLSVQHSVEQSIPFEGMSLLDGSVDENGKLDEDQLETLVLIDISGFIAAPSPNTIAIDEITLWEGAVAPFDLSCSASVSSESGGETVFRTGVDANYVPQAEAAGRGYFAGDRRVDPLELFAANGVDAFRVRLWVGDEGESGLNYATDLARRAQDAGLRPYLVIFLSDGWADVNKQPVPEIWSGRTLEERAQLIREYSTEAVSRFMQAGIDLDFYEIGNEIDYGISGVFADPAQARDPASLRETIWPDEAHLIRAAMDGVLEADEDARFMLHIATSWDPDFSAAFYRAMAESGVDYDYIGLSLYPSAFGLAAYERFCETLDRLKADVGKPVILAETAYPAEPPSGGPFGDWKRTLPGYPLTPAGQAYWLADFLAGMRRRNDVAGVYVFGPDFWFSGEVWSPFALFDGEGRARPALAAFGADG, encoded by the coding sequence ATGCTTTCACAGATCTGCTGCTCGGAGGCGGCGCCCACTACTGCGGCGGCGCCCTTACTCGCACCACTGCCGACGCGCACGGCAGGATCGGAAATCCCTCGAAAGGACCTGGCGGTCGAGACGTTCGATGGGGGTGTGGAAGGCTGGCAGGGCTGGGCGGAAGGCGAAGCGCTTTCGGACGTGACCTGGGATGGAGCGGGGCGGCTGCTCTGGTCGGTCCAGCCGCAGCCCGAGAAATCGACAGCGCTGGCCAGACGTTGGCCGTCCCTGGCCGAGGCGGATGGATTGACGATTCGCCTCGATACGTTCGATCGGGCCGCTTTTATCATCCTCGGCGTTCAAGAGTCGGATGATTCAACCTACGGCTTGATTCTGCCCCTCAGCGTGCAGCATTCCGTCGAGCAGAGTATCCCCTTCGAGGGCATGAGCCTGCTGGACGGCAGCGTGGACGAGAACGGAAAGTTGGATGAGGATCAACTGGAAACGCTGGTGCTGATCGACATCAGCGGGTTCATCGCCGCGCCGTCGCCGAACACGATCGCCATCGACGAGATAACCCTCTGGGAAGGTGCAGTTGCGCCGTTCGATTTGAGTTGCTCCGCATCCGTATCCTCCGAGAGCGGCGGCGAAACCGTGTTTCGCACCGGTGTGGATGCCAATTACGTACCCCAGGCGGAAGCTGCAGGACGGGGGTATTTTGCCGGCGATCGGCGCGTGGATCCGTTGGAACTTTTCGCTGCCAACGGCGTGGATGCTTTCCGTGTGCGCTTGTGGGTGGGCGACGAAGGAGAATCGGGTTTGAACTACGCCACCGATCTGGCGCGTCGGGCCCAAGATGCCGGCTTGCGTCCCTATCTGGTGATCTTTCTCTCCGACGGTTGGGCCGACGTGAACAAGCAGCCCGTGCCGGAGATCTGGTCCGGCCGCACCCTCGAGGAGCGGGCGCAATTGATCCGGGAGTATTCGACCGAGGCGGTGAGCCGCTTCATGCAGGCGGGAATCGACCTCGATTTTTATGAGATCGGCAACGAGATCGACTACGGCATCAGCGGTGTGTTTGCGGATCCGGCTCAGGCACGTGACCCAGCCTCTTTGCGGGAGACGATCTGGCCCGACGAGGCTCACTTGATTCGAGCCGCCATGGACGGCGTGCTCGAAGCGGACGAGGACGCTCGATTCATGCTGCACATCGCCACCTCCTGGGACCCGGATTTTTCGGCGGCCTTTTATCGGGCAATGGCCGAGTCGGGCGTCGACTACGACTACATCGGTCTGTCGCTTTATCCGTCCGCTTTCGGTCTGGCCGCATACGAACGATTCTGTGAAACCTTGGATCGCTTGAAGGCGGATGTGGGCAAGCCGGTAATTCTGGCCGAAACGGCCTATCCGGCAGAGCCGCCCAGCGGCGGCCCTTTTGGGGATTGGAAGCGCACTCTGCCAGGTTATCCGTTGACGCCCGCCGGACAGGCGTATTGGCTGGCAGACTTTCTGGCGGGCATGCGCAGGAGAAACGACGTCGCCGGTGTTTATGTTTTCGGTCCGGATTTTTGGTTCAGTGGTGAGGTATGGAGTCCCTTTGCCTTGTTTGATGGAGAAGGCAGGGCGCGTCCTGCGCTGGCTGCGTTTGGAGCGGATGGGTAG